One genomic window of Coffea eugenioides isolate CCC68of chromosome 1, Ceug_1.0, whole genome shotgun sequence includes the following:
- the LOC113771491 gene encoding uncharacterized protein LOC113771491, producing the protein MAELGPNLFQFFIPDVESRLRILDGGPWLIDSQILVLHRWEARIEENFEAFKFAPLWVQVWNLPIHWISKDVGRKIWKVFKEVKEVLIPHSGGKDGKHLKLLVNADLTQPLLRGTAVKMDGVLNWISFRYERVPDFCYKCGIIGHSEKKCKNVVNIKKGQQENQYGPWLRAQMGKDPPIRKEAYPVRNESVKDLGLTRSIDMLQGQKELPTEKTQNLGQENEEILDAQEVDWSTKMEEWKDEDKQPTGTEESELEIELIAVENPPAQGLMGNMKLENRMENGIIMSIDMQVDEDDPDQLKGSGVSRKRNVRLLNKKNERVRQPLIEIQNLEPRKGINTKRKLQIMDEEMLDMESTEQAAKRNKSEGKVECNVQFLKVKGTNPSWSLNQP; encoded by the exons ATGGCCGAGTTGGGACCTAATCTGTTTCAGTTCTTCATTCCGGATGTAGAGAGTAGATTAAGAATTCTTGATGGTGGACCATGGTTGATAGATAGCCAGATACTCGTACTCCATAGGTGGGAGGCACGAATTGAGGAAAACTTTGAGGCTTTTAAATTCGCTCCACTCTGGGTACAAGTATGGAATTTGCCTATTCACTGGATATCTAAGGATGTTGGGAGAAAGATTTGGAAAGTTTTTAAAGAGGTTAAGGAGGTGCTAATTCCCCATTCTGGGGGTAAGGATGGGAAACATCTTAAGCTGCTGGTGAATGCAGATTTGACCCAACCATTGTTAAGAGGCACAGCAGTTAAGATGGATGGAGTGCTAAACTGGATTAGCTTTAGATACGAAAGAGTGCCTGATTTCTGCTATAAATGTGGAATAATTGGTCACAGTGAAAAGAAGTGTAAAAATGTGGTGAACATTAAGAAGGGGCAACAAGAGAACCAGTATGGGCCCTGGTTGCGAGCTCAAATGGGAAAGGATCCCCCCATAAGGAAG GAAGCCTATCCTGTCAGGAATGAGAGTGTTAAGGACCTGGGCCTGACTAGAAGCATAGACATGTTGCAGGGTCAAAAGGAACTGCCTACTGAGAAAACACAGAACTTAGGTCAGGAAAATGAGGAGATCCTGGATGCACAAGAGGTGGACTGGAGTACGAAAATGGAGGAATGGAAGGATGAAGATAAACAGCCTACAGGAACAGAAGAAAGTGAACTGGAGATAGAGTTAATAGCAGTGGAGAATCCACCAGCACAAGGATTAATGGGGAACATGAAGTTGGAAAATAGGATGGAGAATGGCATAATTATGAGCATAGACATGCAGGTGGATGAGGATGATCCGGATCAGCTAAAAGGCAGTGGAGTAAGTAGGAAGAGAAACGTAAGACTCTTGAATAAGAAGAATGAAAGAGTTAGACAACCACTGATAGAAATTCAGAACTTGGAACCTAGGAAAGGGATTAACACTAAAAGGAAGCTACAGATTATGGATGAGGAAATGCTAGATATGGAATCTACTGAGCAGGCAGCCAAAAGAAACAAATCAGAAGGTAAGGTGGAGTGCAATGTTCAGTTTCTAAAGGTGAAAGGGACCAACCCATCATGGTCTCTCAATCAACCATGA